A single Dechloromonas denitrificans DNA region contains:
- a CDS encoding aspartate aminotransferase family protein: MPHPPSHLMQAYARQPVSFVRGRGARLWDAQGIEYLDAIAGVAVTNLGHAHPEIAAAIAEQAGLLLHTSNMFGIAWQERLGERLCSLSGMQRAFFCNSGAEANETALKLARLHGNRKQVAQPQVLVMENSFHGRTLATLAATGNPAVQRGFEPLMPGFLRVPYDNMAAVRQAAEQTPGIVAVLVEPVQGEGGVRVASTDYLRELRTLCDQFDWLLMIDEVQTGMGRTGTWFGYQHAGVMPDVITLAKGLGNGFPIGACLARGPAAELFSPGRHGSTFGGNPLACRVGCTVLDIMESDAIPARAATLGRRLLAGLQDALSGHPNVIAVRGLGLMAGIELDRGCGELVGRALNEQQLLITVTRETTIRLLPPLVCSEAQIDDIVARVARLLSPTQLNHRTTSSCTPLQ, encoded by the coding sequence ATGCCCCATCCCCCATCCCACCTGATGCAGGCCTATGCCCGCCAGCCGGTTTCTTTTGTTCGCGGACGTGGCGCACGTCTGTGGGACGCCCAAGGTATCGAGTACCTCGATGCCATCGCCGGCGTGGCGGTGACCAATCTTGGCCATGCCCATCCCGAGATTGCCGCCGCCATCGCCGAACAGGCCGGGCTGCTCCTGCACACCTCCAATATGTTCGGCATCGCCTGGCAGGAACGCTTGGGCGAGCGGCTGTGTTCGCTGTCCGGTATGCAAAGAGCTTTCTTCTGCAATTCAGGCGCGGAGGCCAACGAAACCGCGCTCAAACTGGCACGCCTGCACGGCAACCGCAAACAGGTGGCGCAGCCCCAGGTGCTGGTGATGGAAAACAGCTTCCACGGACGCACTCTGGCGACACTCGCCGCCACCGGCAATCCGGCCGTGCAGCGCGGTTTTGAGCCGCTGATGCCGGGTTTCCTGCGGGTGCCTTACGACAACATGGCGGCGGTCCGCCAGGCTGCCGAGCAGACGCCCGGCATCGTCGCCGTGTTGGTCGAGCCGGTGCAGGGCGAAGGCGGCGTGCGGGTCGCCTCCACCGACTATTTGCGCGAGCTGCGGACGCTGTGCGACCAGTTCGACTGGCTGTTGATGATCGACGAAGTGCAGACCGGCATGGGGCGTACCGGCACCTGGTTCGGCTACCAGCATGCCGGCGTGATGCCGGACGTCATCACGCTGGCAAAGGGGCTGGGCAATGGCTTTCCCATCGGTGCCTGTCTGGCACGCGGACCGGCGGCAGAACTGTTTTCGCCCGGCCGCCACGGGTCAACCTTTGGCGGTAATCCGCTGGCCTGCCGGGTTGGCTGCACCGTGCTCGACATCATGGAGAGCGACGCTATCCCGGCCCGTGCTGCCACATTGGGCCGCCGACTGCTGGCCGGTCTTCAGGATGCGCTGAGCGGCCATCCCAACGTGATTGCCGTCCGCGGTCTGGGCCTGATGGCCGGAATCGAGCTGGATCGGGGCTGCGGGGAGTTGGTTGGGCGCGCCTTGAACGAACAGCAGCTGTTAATCACCGTGACCCGCGAGACCACCATCCGACTACTGCCGCCGCTGGTGTGCAGCGAAGCGCAGATCGACGACATCGTGGCGCGGGTGGCGCGTCTTTTGTCTCCAACACAGTTAAACCACAGGACCACATCATCATGTACGCCACTTCAGTGA
- a CDS encoding gamma-glutamyl-gamma-aminobutyrate hydrolase family protein has product MSPRPLRIGLSANIYHPLPGATGLHSKSLQYLEQSLAHWVMSHQATVFIIPSVGVDGSDFRDRIRLSDYSDYLDGLVLQGGADISPECYGEEPRCPDWSGDYLHDTYQMALLNAFMAAGKPVLGICRGAQLINVALGGSLYQDIETQCDHPGPHVHAAFDKFAHAVEWNKDSRLARLYPEQSGGRVVSVHHQAIRVLGKGLSIEAQSAGDGVIEAIRLEGSSYVLGLQWHPEFHQTRCPLLLDCNPILLDFLDAARDFAGGHQA; this is encoded by the coding sequence ATGAGTCCTCGCCCCTTGCGCATTGGCCTGTCGGCCAACATTTACCACCCCCTGCCCGGGGCCACCGGGCTGCATTCGAAATCGCTGCAATACCTCGAACAATCCCTGGCCCATTGGGTGATGTCACACCAGGCGACGGTTTTCATCATTCCGTCGGTCGGGGTCGATGGCAGCGATTTCCGCGACCGCATCCGGCTCTCCGATTATTCCGACTACCTGGATGGTCTGGTGTTGCAGGGCGGCGCCGACATCAGCCCGGAATGCTACGGCGAGGAGCCACGATGCCCCGACTGGTCAGGCGATTACCTGCACGACACCTACCAGATGGCACTGCTCAATGCGTTCATGGCGGCCGGCAAGCCGGTCCTCGGCATCTGCCGAGGCGCCCAGCTAATCAACGTGGCGCTTGGCGGCTCCCTGTACCAGGACATCGAAACGCAGTGCGACCATCCCGGCCCGCATGTCCACGCCGCCTTTGACAAGTTCGCCCATGCCGTCGAATGGAACAAGGACAGCCGTTTGGCCAGGCTCTATCCGGAACAGAGCGGTGGCCGGGTGGTTTCCGTCCATCACCAGGCCATCCGGGTTCTCGGCAAAGGCCTGAGCATCGAGGCGCAAAGCGCCGGCGACGGCGTGATCGAGGCCATCCGGCTGGAGGGCAGCTCCTACGTGCTCGGACTGCAATGGCACCCGGAGTTTCACCAAACCCGCTGCCCGCTTCTGCTCGATTGCAATCCAATCCTGCTCGACTTTCTCGACGCGGCCCGCGATTTTGCCGGCGGGCATCAAGCCTGA
- the glyA gene encoding serine hydroxymethyltransferase, which translates to MYATSVNLAEFDAELSEAVQNEERRQEDHAELIASENYVSPLVMSIQNSVFTNKYAEGYPGKRYYSGCEYVDVAERLAIERVKRLFDCDYANVQPHAGAQANAAVFLALVKPGDTVMGMNLAQGGHLTHGNPSNFSGRHYRIVPYGLDPETGLIDYDEMERIALETRPKMLIGGFSAYSRRKDWARMRAIADKVGAIFWVDMAHVAGLVAAGEYPNPLPHAHVVTSTTHKTLRGPRGGIILSKGQGEEFHKQLNSAVFPGVQGGPLMHVIAAKALAFKEALVPEFKSYQRQVVINARAMAAVLQQRGYKIVSGGTDNHMMLIDLSDKPYTGKDADAALSDACITANKNSVPNDRRSPFVTSGLRIGTPAVTTRGFGAAECEQLAACLCDVLDALEAGTSSRVICRVREQVVALCRRHPVYR; encoded by the coding sequence ATGTACGCCACTTCAGTGAACCTTGCCGAATTCGACGCCGAGCTGTCCGAGGCTGTCCAGAATGAAGAGCGCCGCCAAGAAGACCACGCCGAGCTGATCGCCTCCGAGAATTATGTCAGCCCGCTGGTCATGTCGATCCAGAACTCGGTCTTTACCAACAAGTATGCCGAGGGCTATCCGGGCAAACGCTACTACAGCGGCTGCGAGTATGTTGATGTTGCCGAGCGCCTGGCGATCGAGCGTGTCAAGAGGCTGTTCGACTGCGACTACGCCAATGTCCAGCCCCATGCCGGAGCTCAGGCCAATGCCGCCGTCTTTCTGGCGCTGGTCAAGCCCGGCGACACCGTGATGGGAATGAACTTGGCTCAGGGAGGCCATCTGACTCATGGCAATCCGTCCAACTTCTCCGGCCGGCACTACCGGATTGTTCCCTATGGCCTCGACCCCGAGACCGGCTTGATAGACTACGACGAGATGGAGCGCATCGCGCTGGAGACCCGGCCCAAAATGCTCATCGGCGGTTTCTCCGCCTACTCCCGGCGCAAAGACTGGGCACGCATGCGTGCCATCGCTGACAAGGTGGGGGCCATCTTTTGGGTGGACATGGCCCACGTCGCTGGCCTGGTGGCCGCCGGCGAGTATCCGAATCCGTTGCCGCATGCCCATGTGGTGACCAGCACTACTCACAAGACGCTGCGTGGGCCACGTGGCGGCATCATTCTGTCCAAGGGCCAAGGCGAAGAATTCCACAAGCAGCTCAACTCAGCGGTCTTCCCCGGTGTCCAGGGCGGTCCGCTGATGCACGTCATCGCTGCCAAGGCGCTTGCCTTCAAGGAGGCGCTGGTGCCCGAATTCAAGAGCTACCAGCGGCAGGTGGTGATCAATGCGCGTGCCATGGCCGCCGTGCTCCAGCAACGCGGCTACAAAATCGTCTCCGGGGGGACCGACAACCACATGATGCTGATCGACCTCTCCGACAAGCCTTACACCGGCAAGGACGCGGATGCCGCCCTGAGCGACGCCTGCATTACCGCGAACAAGAATTCGGTACCCAACGATCGGCGCTCGCCCTTCGTGACCTCTGGGCTGCGCATCGGCACTCCGGCCGTCACAACCCGTGGTTTCGGCGCGGCGGAATGCGAGCAGTTGGCGGCTTGTTTGTGCGATGTGCTGGATGCGTTGGAGGCCGGAACCAGTAGTCGGGTGATATGCCGAGTTCGGGAACAGGTGGTGGCTTTGTGCCGCCGCCATCCGGTGTATCGATAA
- a CDS encoding benzoate/H(+) symporter BenE family transporter, with translation MAGLISVIVNYGGTFILVFQAAKVAGLGPELTASWIWSISIGVGVTGLFLSWITREPIITAWSTPAAAFLVTALAATPYAEAVGAYLISAAAFVVLGASGYFEKLIRLIPPGVAAGLLAGILLQFGIGAFGGVNIEPLLAGLLIVAYVVLKRFSARYAVVGILLLGLAFLLSQGRIDLSGLRLQLAAPLFTMPVFSLNALLSVALPLFLITLSGQYMPGMLVLRNDGFRTSANPIVTVTGLGSLLMAPFGSHAFNIAAITAAICTGKEAHEDPAKRWVAGIAAGIFYILVGVFGVTLVAVFMAFPATFISTLAGLALLGTIGGSLASAMADPKSREAALITFLAAAANIKLFGIGGAFWGLLIGLVAYAVLNGRLPRAPKEAINTLCAPAINKGAAN, from the coding sequence GCCTCATCTCGGTCATCGTCAACTACGGCGGTACCTTCATCCTGGTTTTTCAAGCCGCCAAAGTGGCAGGCCTTGGCCCGGAGCTGACGGCTTCATGGATCTGGTCGATTTCGATTGGCGTCGGGGTGACGGGACTTTTTCTCAGCTGGATTACGCGCGAGCCGATCATCACGGCCTGGTCCACGCCGGCGGCGGCCTTCCTGGTCACGGCGCTGGCCGCCACGCCCTATGCCGAGGCGGTGGGCGCCTACCTGATCTCGGCCGCCGCCTTCGTGGTCTTGGGGGCGTCGGGCTACTTCGAGAAGCTCATCCGACTGATTCCCCCTGGTGTGGCCGCCGGGCTGCTGGCGGGGATTCTGTTGCAGTTTGGTATCGGCGCTTTCGGCGGGGTGAACATCGAGCCGCTACTGGCGGGTTTGCTCATCGTCGCCTATGTCGTGCTCAAGCGGTTCAGCGCACGCTATGCCGTGGTGGGCATTCTTTTACTGGGCCTGGCGTTTCTCCTCTCCCAGGGACGCATCGATCTGTCGGGCCTGCGATTGCAGCTTGCCGCTCCGCTCTTCACGATGCCGGTGTTTTCGCTCAACGCCTTGCTCAGCGTGGCGTTGCCGCTGTTCCTGATAACCCTGAGCGGGCAATACATGCCCGGCATGCTGGTGCTGCGCAACGACGGGTTCAGGACCAGCGCCAATCCGATCGTCACCGTCACCGGGCTGGGCTCGCTGCTGATGGCGCCGTTCGGCTCTCACGCCTTCAACATCGCCGCGATCACGGCGGCTATCTGCACCGGCAAGGAGGCGCACGAAGACCCGGCCAAGCGCTGGGTCGCCGGCATCGCGGCAGGCATCTTCTACATCCTCGTCGGCGTCTTTGGCGTGACGCTCGTCGCGGTCTTCATGGCCTTCCCGGCGACCTTCATCAGCACGCTGGCCGGCCTCGCCCTCTTGGGCACGATCGGCGGCAGCCTGGCCAGCGCCATGGCTGACCCGAAATCCCGCGAAGCAGCCCTGATCACTTTCCTGGCGGCCGCTGCCAACATCAAGCTGTTCGGTATTGGCGGAGCCTTCTGGGGGCTGTTGATCGGCCTCGTCGCTTACGCCGTGCTCAATGGCCGTCTGCCGCGCGCTCCCAAGGAGGCCATCAATACCCTCTGTGCACCGGCGATCAACAAGGGGGCGGCCAACTGA
- a CDS encoding C39 family peptidase, with amino-acid sequence MMFYAMLRLLCLLPLLGGPLAASAGGGRAEIPLQAGGAFSVPLVSMKEMRFQKTIHQQFDFSCGSAALATLLTYHYDFPVTEQEVFREMFERGDQAKIKKEGFSLLDIKNYLAAHGFQSDGYIVDVEKLAVAGVPAITLIKERGYHHFVVVKGLRDERVLVGDPSAGTRAIPQEKFKEMWVNNILFVIKNRQEKARFNLAADWHATPRGPVGDGIYRGGAELGFAKRGPADF; translated from the coding sequence ATGATGTTTTACGCAATGCTCCGGCTTCTCTGCCTGCTCCCCTTGCTGGGCGGCCCGTTGGCCGCTTCGGCCGGGGGCGGACGGGCAGAGATTCCGCTGCAGGCGGGCGGGGCTTTCTCCGTGCCGCTGGTCAGCATGAAGGAAATGCGCTTCCAGAAGACCATCCATCAGCAATTCGATTTCAGCTGTGGGTCGGCGGCGCTGGCTACCTTGCTGACCTATCACTACGATTTTCCGGTCACCGAGCAGGAGGTTTTCCGCGAGATGTTCGAACGCGGCGACCAGGCGAAAATCAAGAAAGAAGGATTTTCGCTGCTCGACATCAAAAACTATCTCGCCGCCCACGGCTTTCAGTCGGATGGCTACATCGTCGATGTCGAAAAACTCGCTGTCGCCGGCGTGCCCGCCATTACGCTGATCAAGGAGCGCGGCTATCACCATTTCGTCGTCGTCAAAGGCTTGCGCGACGAGCGGGTTTTGGTCGGCGATCCGTCCGCCGGCACGCGCGCCATCCCGCAGGAAAAGTTCAAGGAGATGTGGGTCAACAACATCCTGTTCGTGATCAAGAACAGGCAGGAGAAGGCCCGCTTCAATCTCGCCGCCGACTGGCACGCGACCCCCCGGGGACCGGTCGGTGACGGCATCTATCGAGGCGGCGCCGAGCTTGGTTTTGCCAAGCGTGGTCCGGCCGATTTTTGA
- a CDS encoding diguanylate cyclase: protein MPSTFPHAPRQNRILAALPTAEYERLDGNLEQVDLALGQVLYAAGGTPEFVYFPTTSIVSLIFATADGSTAELAMTGSDGLVGIPLVLGGTSTTHQMVVQCAGQAYRLRAEQMTRELAECRHLQRLCLHYAQALMTQMAQSVVCNRHHTVEQQLCRWLLVSFDQQPENLLNMTQELIANMLGVRREAVTEAAVKLQAAGLIQYRRGHISITDRPGLEARACECYRVVRSEYTRLFSLLPTGEDGRAEATSSVPGQSALPEPDKLLRQLQAHQLELEKQNRDLQTACAEAEALRSRYADIYDFAPVGHFTLDPTGGIRELNLAGAILLGIKRSEKKRQHFPAHVKPAYQPAFSQFVEEVLSTNQKKTCETVLVKTAQRPETKVRIEAVPDENGRECRIVVIDQSLESIAEKHLRKRERYQRTLLDNSPFMAWLTDEQGRFLAVNTPFAANFGWPSTETLLGKTMLEVAPGEWAEPAWRDDRLAGKRGKRIDAVAPLESGGKKLWFDTSKSAITLDDKRRATVGFARDITEHQDRLLAAQASEMRCRSLIDKLPLSVVIAQDGVVQYVNAQGAELLGYSAEASVGLPFRQFVHQADHASLNAALVPQDGDKKSAMEYPIRVVTRQGKTIDCQLKASQIEWEGRLAVLGVIENVTQRKALETELRSQATADSLTELANRRYFLLRQEEALSRLKRGIDHAIGVLMLDLDHFTEINDRFGQEAGAAVLRSFSKLLGGELRQVDLAGRLGGEEFAILLPEADLAAAATFAERLRQKVAKTSIMVDQRRIPLTVSIGIAVMQADDTRPNQVLQRADEALHRAKTLGRNRIELSKTQAAVDDELPTELSDDQFHQWAEDPVHGAARKIYQARRYRLERRHYPAP from the coding sequence ATGCCATCTACATTTCCACATGCCCCCAGGCAAAACCGCATTCTCGCTGCCCTGCCAACGGCTGAATACGAGCGGCTGGACGGCAACCTGGAGCAGGTCGACCTGGCGCTCGGCCAGGTTCTCTACGCGGCTGGCGGCACGCCGGAGTTCGTCTACTTTCCGACGACCAGCATCGTTTCCCTGATTTTTGCCACGGCAGATGGCTCGACCGCCGAGCTGGCCATGACCGGCAGCGATGGCCTGGTCGGCATCCCGCTGGTCCTCGGCGGAACCAGCACAACCCACCAAATGGTGGTGCAGTGCGCAGGTCAGGCCTACCGGCTGCGGGCCGAGCAGATGACGCGCGAGCTCGCCGAGTGTCGCCACTTGCAGCGTCTCTGCCTGCACTACGCCCAGGCGCTGATGACCCAGATGGCGCAGAGCGTCGTCTGCAATCGACACCATACCGTGGAACAACAGTTGTGCCGCTGGCTGCTGGTGAGCTTTGACCAACAGCCGGAAAATCTGCTCAACATGACTCAGGAGCTGATTGCCAACATGCTGGGCGTCCGGCGCGAGGCTGTCACCGAGGCCGCCGTAAAATTGCAGGCCGCCGGATTGATCCAGTATCGACGCGGCCATATTTCCATCACCGATCGCCCGGGACTGGAAGCCAGGGCTTGCGAGTGCTACCGCGTCGTCCGTTCGGAATACACCCGGTTGTTCAGCCTGCTCCCGACCGGCGAGGATGGGCGCGCCGAAGCAACTTCCTCTGTGCCTGGCCAGTCAGCCCTTCCCGAACCCGACAAATTGCTGCGTCAGCTTCAGGCTCATCAGCTTGAACTGGAAAAGCAGAACCGTGACCTGCAAACCGCCTGTGCCGAAGCCGAGGCACTGCGCAGCCGATACGCCGACATCTACGACTTCGCCCCGGTCGGCCATTTCACCCTCGATCCGACGGGGGGCATCCGCGAACTGAATCTGGCGGGCGCCATTCTGCTTGGCATCAAGCGCTCCGAGAAAAAACGACAGCACTTCCCGGCCCACGTAAAGCCCGCCTACCAGCCGGCCTTCAGCCAGTTTGTCGAAGAAGTGCTCAGTACGAATCAGAAAAAGACGTGTGAAACGGTTCTTGTCAAAACGGCTCAGCGTCCCGAAACCAAGGTAAGAATAGAAGCCGTGCCGGACGAAAACGGGCGCGAGTGCCGAATCGTGGTTATCGACCAATCGCTTGAAAGCATCGCCGAAAAACATCTGCGCAAGCGCGAACGCTATCAGCGCACCCTGCTCGACAATTCGCCGTTCATGGCCTGGCTGACCGATGAGCAGGGTCGATTCCTGGCGGTTAACACGCCATTCGCCGCCAATTTCGGCTGGCCTTCGACGGAAACCCTGCTCGGCAAGACCATGCTTGAAGTGGCCCCCGGCGAATGGGCCGAGCCGGCGTGGCGGGATGACCGCTTGGCCGGGAAGCGCGGCAAAAGGATAGACGCCGTGGCACCGCTGGAAAGCGGCGGCAAAAAGCTGTGGTTCGACACCAGCAAGTCAGCCATCACCCTCGATGACAAGCGCCGCGCGACCGTCGGTTTTGCCCGGGATATCACCGAACATCAGGATCGCTTGCTGGCCGCGCAGGCATCCGAAATGCGTTGCCGCAGCTTGATCGACAAATTGCCGCTCAGCGTGGTCATTGCCCAGGATGGCGTCGTCCAATACGTCAATGCCCAAGGCGCCGAGCTGCTCGGCTATTCGGCCGAGGCATCGGTTGGCCTGCCCTTCCGGCAATTCGTTCACCAAGCTGATCACGCCAGTCTCAATGCGGCTTTGGTGCCCCAAGATGGCGACAAGAAATCGGCAATGGAATACCCGATACGCGTCGTTACGCGGCAGGGCAAAACGATCGACTGCCAACTCAAGGCCAGCCAAATTGAATGGGAAGGAAGGCTCGCGGTGCTCGGCGTGATCGAGAATGTGACCCAGCGCAAGGCTCTCGAAACGGAACTGCGCAGCCAGGCCACGGCCGACTCACTGACCGAACTGGCCAACCGGCGCTATTTCCTGCTTCGTCAGGAAGAGGCGCTTTCCCGGCTGAAACGCGGCATCGACCACGCGATTGGCGTACTGATGCTGGATCTCGATCATTTCACGGAGATCAACGACAGATTCGGCCAGGAAGCCGGGGCTGCAGTGCTCAGGAGCTTTTCAAAGCTGCTGGGCGGCGAGCTGCGCCAGGTCGATCTCGCTGGGCGGCTGGGCGGCGAGGAGTTCGCCATTTTGCTCCCCGAGGCAGACCTCGCGGCCGCCGCGACCTTCGCCGAGCGGCTGCGCCAAAAAGTGGCCAAGACGTCGATCATGGTCGACCAACGGCGCATTCCGCTCACCGTCAGTATCGGCATTGCCGTGATGCAGGCCGATGACACGCGCCCCAATCAAGTGTTGCAGCGCGCCGACGAAGCCCTCCATCGGGCCAAGACCCTGGGGCGCAACCGGATAGAACTGAGCAAGACGCAGGCTGCGGTGGATGACGAACTGCCGACCGAGCTTTCCGACGACCAATTCCATCAATGGGCCGAAGACCCGGTCCACGGCGCGGCGCGCAAGATCTACCAGGCGCGGCGATATCGGCTCGAGCGCCGTCACTACCCGGCGCCGTGA
- a CDS encoding amine oxidase gives MQVSKIIVALTVAAGFASASFAQGIAAPAPQAAPTAKLAAPAPAASEKKVEAAKAAEPAKSEVTKSEAPKAEAAKPVEKHAKAKAKSHKAEKHEAAAEVKTEAKPAATPTPTTK, from the coding sequence ATGCAAGTTTCCAAAATTATCGTCGCTCTGACCGTTGCCGCCGGTTTCGCTTCTGCCTCCTTCGCCCAGGGCATCGCAGCGCCGGCCCCGCAAGCCGCACCGACCGCCAAGCTGGCTGCACCGGCCCCGGCCGCCAGCGAGAAAAAGGTAGAAGCCGCCAAGGCTGCCGAACCGGCCAAGAGCGAAGTGACCAAGAGCGAAGCCCCGAAGGCCGAGGCCGCCAAGCCGGTCGAGAAGCATGCGAAAGCCAAGGCAAAGAGCCACAAAGCTGAAAAGCACGAGGCCGCCGCTGAAGTGAAGACGGAAGCCAAGCCGGCCGCAACCCCGACGCCGACCACGAAGTAA
- a CDS encoding YggS family pyridoxal phosphate-dependent enzyme, with protein sequence MRKGSDDGETRPVSSSGTPPRQDELGRYPRPSSLEDFRRNLAAVRARIDAACRRVGRDPASVRLLPVSKTVDEGQIRLSYAAGCRLLGENKVQEAHRKWQAMADLIDLRWSVIGHLQTNKAKWVARFAAEFQALDSLRVAEALERRLQIEGRSLDVFVQVNTSGEASKYGLPPADVQAFLQALPGFPALRVRGLMTLALLSGEAERVRQCFIRLRTLRDQLRQSAPVGTCLDELSMGMSGDFEIAIEEGATVVRVGQAIYGARALPNSHFWPSETNTRESP encoded by the coding sequence ATGCGAAAAGGATCCGACGATGGCGAAACACGGCCGGTTTCATCATCCGGCACGCCGCCCCGCCAAGATGAGCTTGGCCGCTATCCCAGGCCTTCCTCGCTCGAAGACTTCCGGCGCAACCTGGCCGCCGTCCGGGCCCGCATCGACGCCGCTTGCCGGCGCGTCGGGCGCGACCCGGCCAGCGTGCGTTTGTTGCCGGTAAGCAAGACCGTGGACGAAGGGCAAATCCGCCTCTCTTATGCCGCCGGATGTCGGTTGCTCGGAGAAAATAAGGTCCAGGAAGCCCATCGCAAGTGGCAAGCGATGGCCGACTTGATTGACCTCCGCTGGTCGGTGATCGGGCACCTGCAAACCAACAAGGCCAAGTGGGTCGCACGCTTTGCCGCTGAGTTCCAGGCACTCGACAGCTTGCGCGTCGCCGAGGCGCTGGAGCGCCGCCTGCAGATCGAGGGGCGCTCGCTGGATGTGTTCGTGCAAGTCAATACCTCCGGTGAGGCCAGCAAATACGGTCTGCCGCCTGCTGACGTACAAGCTTTCCTGCAGGCGCTACCGGGTTTTCCGGCGCTGCGTGTGCGCGGGCTGATGACGCTGGCGTTGCTCTCCGGCGAGGCCGAGCGGGTACGCCAGTGCTTCATCCGGCTGCGCACCCTGCGTGATCAGCTGCGCCAAAGCGCCCCCGTCGGTACCTGCCTGGACGAACTGTCCATGGGCATGTCTGGCGATTTCGAGATTGCCATCGAGGAAGGAGCCACCGTGGTGCGCGTCGGCCAGGCCATATACGGCGCCCGCGCTTTACCGAACAGCCATTTCTGGCCCAGCGAAACCAATACCCGGGAGTCCCCTTGA
- a CDS encoding N-acyl amino acid synthase FeeM domain-containing protein: MQTHNKLVCRSASQLARENRACQWLICSAAGGGSSLITRDGVIFGIPDRFQQDAIHALVCRMYARRGIQPPPHPDSSSCLTHLPLAAWHAGMPVGTLTLRNESTGSLLAEELYAAEIDKLRRRGAHLCEITRLAVAPGEKARKVLATLFHLLCLIARQARVVTDAVIEVHPRHARCYSRLAGFKTIGGLRICQRVAAPAVLMHAQIGGIQEQLARHLQGNDDERSASPAGGLHRHLLSPSEESFLLRRLAGRQLSPGCQMGLPCQAMPTQIDLIADMASRFN; this comes from the coding sequence ATGCAAACGCATAACAAATTGGTTTGCCGTAGCGCCAGCCAGCTTGCCCGGGAAAATCGGGCCTGTCAGTGGCTGATCTGTTCGGCCGCCGGCGGTGGTTCTTCCCTGATCACCCGCGATGGCGTGATCTTCGGCATTCCGGATCGTTTTCAGCAGGATGCCATTCACGCCCTGGTCTGCCGGATGTATGCCAGACGCGGCATCCAGCCGCCGCCCCACCCGGACAGTTCATCCTGCCTAACACACCTCCCCTTGGCTGCCTGGCATGCCGGAATGCCGGTTGGAACGCTGACGCTGAGAAACGAATCGACCGGTAGTCTGTTGGCCGAGGAACTCTACGCCGCCGAGATCGACAAGCTTCGCCGGCGCGGCGCACATCTTTGCGAAATTACCCGGCTGGCCGTGGCGCCGGGCGAGAAGGCCAGGAAGGTGCTGGCCACACTGTTCCATTTACTTTGCCTGATTGCCCGCCAGGCGCGCGTCGTGACCGACGCCGTGATCGAGGTGCATCCGCGCCACGCCCGTTGCTACAGCCGCCTTGCCGGATTCAAGACAATCGGCGGATTGCGGATCTGCCAGCGGGTAGCGGCGCCAGCCGTACTCATGCATGCCCAAATCGGGGGTATCCAGGAACAACTGGCGCGACACCTGCAAGGCAACGACGATGAACGAAGCGCCAGCCCGGCGGGCGGATTGCATCGGCACCTCCTGTCGCCGAGCGAGGAATCGTTTCTCCTGCGGCGCCTTGCCGGACGCCAGTTGTCGCCCGGGTGTCAGATGGGCCTGCCCTGTCAGGCAATGCCTACACAGATCGATCTGATTGCCGACATGGCAAGCAGGTTCAACTGA
- a CDS encoding glutamine amidotransferase, whose protein sequence is MKTAIAIRHLHFEDLGTLEPLLKARGYDVQYVDATQDDLTALDVQAADLLVVLGGPIGAFDDDVYPFLIDELALVCRRLESRRPLLGICLGAQLIARALGARVYALGVKEIGFGRLALTPEGESSPLVALGDTPVMHWHGDQFDIPPGAVRLAGTAIGVNQAFARGSQVLGLQFHLEADTRQIERWLVGHASELAQVGIDPRTLRAEARHLGTSLSSAARAVFSRWLDGLDTILPGSRS, encoded by the coding sequence ATGAAAACCGCCATTGCCATCCGCCACCTGCATTTTGAAGACCTCGGCACGCTCGAGCCGCTACTCAAAGCGCGTGGCTACGATGTGCAGTATGTCGATGCCACGCAGGACGATCTGACCGCCCTCGACGTGCAGGCCGCCGACCTGTTGGTAGTGCTGGGCGGACCCATCGGAGCCTTCGATGACGATGTCTATCCCTTTCTCATCGACGAACTGGCACTGGTCTGCCGTCGCCTGGAGAGTCGGCGCCCCCTGCTGGGTATCTGCTTGGGGGCACAACTGATCGCCCGGGCGCTGGGGGCCAGGGTTTATGCCTTGGGCGTCAAGGAAATCGGTTTTGGCCGACTGGCGCTGACCCCGGAAGGCGAGAGCTCCCCGCTGGTCGCGCTGGGCGACACCCCGGTTATGCACTGGCACGGCGATCAGTTCGATATCCCGCCTGGCGCCGTCCGGCTGGCCGGTACGGCGATCGGCGTCAATCAGGCATTTGCGCGAGGCAGCCAGGTGCTCGGTCTGCAATTTCATCTCGAGGCGGACACGCGGCAAATCGAGCGCTGGCTGGTCGGCCATGCCAGCGAACTGGCCCAAGTGGGTATCGATCCGCGCACCTTGCGGGCCGAGGCGCGGCACCTGGGCACCAGCTTGTCCTCAGCGGCCCGTGCAGTGTTCAGCCGTTGGCTCGATGGACTCGACACGATATTGCCAGGGAGTCGGTCGTGA